A genomic window from Candidatus Bathyarchaeota archaeon includes:
- a CDS encoding right-handed parallel beta-helix repeat-containing protein: MQKIFGILVLLLLNSCLFSVLPSVNSVESEQSIIIKSDGSITGTDKIEHDDDYYYLTDDINVSNFTLGIFAGITVQRDNIILDGKGFSIQNNALFSSGIDLSGRSNVTLQNLNIIGFCIGLYMFDGTSNNIIVENTIIGPSDQSFQIGIWLQGSTNDKLINNTVKGYNEFGVYLYLTSNCYISGNVVTDNKIGISVEYSTGNIFRDNQIYGNTENFLVAFKDFEDVVHDADDSNIVNGKPIYYWVNKHNISVPFDAGFVALINCSGISVQNLEISNNGVGILCYSTTGSVIKNNTFELNGNAIEIRNSQNITVSFNTINGSIHSGIRLASSYNIQIFENMLVNNAFGITLSGYNYQHTGYEGSNNVSIRCNNFTGNTPAIDVSRSNNNIISGNNFTDNGSAGIRLVNCQENLVVNNTFTANLAPAVYLSGATNNIFYHNNFINNRTEGLSISNPWFWGSGESESNNWDNGYEGNYWSDHSTRYPNATELDNSSIWNTPFVINEVNIDHFPLTDPVEIELVTIPEFESYIMLLIIGTATFVITVLVIIIYRKKIDYSVKQQN, from the coding sequence ATGCAGAAAATATTTGGTATTCTAGTTTTGTTACTTCTTAACTCATGTCTGTTTTCTGTTCTGCCAAGTGTAAATTCTGTTGAATCAGAACAGTCAATTATAATCAAATCAGATGGTTCAATCACAGGAACAGATAAGATTGAACATGATGACGACTATTACTATTTAACAGATGACATTAATGTTTCCAATTTTACTCTTGGAATTTTCGCAGGAATTACAGTTCAAAGAGACAACATTATCCTTGATGGAAAGGGTTTCAGCATTCAAAATAATGCCTTGTTTTCTTCAGGCATTGACCTTTCTGGGCGATCAAATGTAACTCTGCAGAATTTGAACATTATAGGTTTTTGTATTGGACTTTATATGTTCGATGGAACCTCAAACAACATAATTGTTGAAAACACAATAATTGGTCCCAGTGACCAAAGTTTCCAAATTGGTATTTGGCTTCAAGGTTCAACTAACGATAAACTGATAAACAACACAGTGAAAGGATACAACGAATTTGGTGTTTACCTTTATTTAACAAGTAATTGTTACATTTCTGGCAACGTAGTAACTGACAACAAAATTGGAATTAGTGTTGAATACTCTACAGGCAACATATTTCGTGACAACCAAATATATGGAAATACAGAAAATTTCTTAGTTGCCTTCAAAGACTTTGAAGATGTTGTTCATGACGCTGACGACTCAAACATTGTGAACGGCAAACCCATCTATTATTGGGTGAATAAACATAACATATCAGTTCCGTTTGATGCGGGTTTTGTAGCGTTAATAAACTGTTCAGGAATATCTGTTCAAAACTTAGAAATCTCGAACAATGGTGTTGGAATCCTTTGTTATTCAACAACTGGTTCTGTAATAAAAAATAATACGTTCGAACTCAACGGCAACGCAATTGAAATAAGAAACTCTCAAAACATCACAGTTTCGTTCAACACAATAAATGGCAGCATACATTCAGGGATTCGGCTTGCAAGTTCATACAACATTCAAATTTTCGAAAACATGTTAGTTAACAATGCTTTTGGAATCACACTATCTGGATACAACTATCAACACACTGGTTATGAGGGCTCAAACAATGTATCAATACGGTGCAACAATTTTACCGGAAATACCCCTGCAATTGATGTCAGCCGATCCAACAATAATATCATATCTGGAAATAACTTCACAGATAACGGTTCTGCAGGAATTAGATTAGTTAATTGTCAAGAAAATTTAGTAGTGAACAATACATTTACGGCAAACCTTGCACCTGCAGTTTACTTGTCAGGAGCCACCAACAACATTTTTTATCATAACAACTTCATCAATAATAGAACAGAAGGTCTTTCAATTTCTAACCCTTGGTTTTGGGGGTCGGGAGAATCTGAAAGTAATAATTGGGATAACGGATATGAAGGAAATTATTGGAGCGACCATTCTACAAGATATCCGAACGCAACAGAATTAGATAATTCAAGCATATGGAACACACCATTTGTTATTAACGAAGTAAACATTGACCACTTCCCCTTAACAGACCCTGTTGAAATCGAATTAGTAACCATCCCAGAATTTGAGTCATACATAATGTTATTGATAATCGGAACTGCAACATTTGTAATTACTGTACTTGTAATTATTATATATAGAAAAAAAATAGATTATAGCGTAAAACAACAAAATTGA
- a CDS encoding DedA family protein → MLEAWLQQFTQFGYLGIFIISFIGSVSVIFPIPYTLVIFGLGSVLDPVLIAISGGLGAALGEFSGYALGYYGTSKISEERRKKMDFMVKIFDKYGPVTIFLFALTPLPDDLLFIPLGVMRYSFLKAFIPAIIGKTLMTFIIAYSGQQSLELITVILGESGFLGTAITVVLLAIVIFAMIKIDWEKVFKKHVDSKD, encoded by the coding sequence TTGCTCGAAGCGTGGTTACAACAATTCACACAATTTGGGTATCTGGGCATTTTCATTATAAGCTTCATTGGCTCGGTTTCGGTTATCTTTCCAATACCATACACTCTCGTAATCTTTGGCTTAGGAAGCGTTTTAGACCCAGTCCTTATAGCAATCAGCGGAGGACTAGGAGCAGCTCTTGGAGAATTTTCAGGATACGCTTTAGGTTACTACGGCACATCTAAAATAAGTGAAGAAAGACGCAAAAAAATGGATTTCATGGTAAAAATCTTTGACAAGTATGGACCAGTTACAATATTTTTATTTGCATTAACTCCGTTGCCTGACGATCTGCTGTTTATTCCTCTAGGCGTAATGCGTTACTCATTTTTAAAAGCCTTCATACCAGCTATAATTGGAAAAACCTTGATGACATTCATTATCGCATACAGTGGTCAACAGTCTTTGGAATTAATCACAGTAATCTTGGGCGAGTCAGGGTTTCTTGGAACAGCAATCACCGTTGTACTTCTCGCAATAGTAATTTTTGCCATGATAAAAATTGACTGGGAAAAAGTTTTCAAAAAACACGTTGACTCAAAAGATTGA
- a CDS encoding proline--tRNA ligase: MPVKRQKWREDFGEWFRDVLINAGIMDYRYPVKGSGVWMPYGFKIRKNTLQILRDLLDNTGHDETLFPLLIPETSLAQEADHIKSFEGECFWVTHGGYEPLKVRFALRPTSETVIAPMLKLWIRSHVDLPMKLYQVVNVFRYETKATRPIIRMREVATFKEAHTCHADGEEAEQQVRQAIELYKQFFDSVGVPYVLSKRPDWDKFAGALYTLAFDLLCPDGRVLQIGTVHNLGQNFGKAFDIKYETKDGDQQYIWTTSYGISGRGIAAIFIAHGDDNGIVLPPEIAPVQVVVVPVPYKGQETEVKQACAQVAEILKNAGYRVELDNRNELTPGNKFYYWELRGVPIRIEIGPRDLANGVVTVVRRDTLKKQQLKMDEVVSGVHFLAETVTADLKTSAAALMKQHIYRVSRLTEAKSLLKRKTGIVEVPWCGKEECGHKLEEEVDARLLGIPEDINEKIDGKCVICDESAENVVRVASAY; the protein is encoded by the coding sequence TTGCCTGTGAAACGACAAAAATGGCGTGAAGATTTTGGTGAATGGTTCCGTGATGTTCTGATTAATGCGGGAATAATGGATTATCGCTATCCTGTTAAGGGTTCAGGAGTTTGGATGCCTTACGGGTTTAAGATACGAAAAAACACTCTCCAAATCCTGCGCGACCTGCTAGATAACACTGGGCATGACGAAACCTTGTTTCCTTTACTTATTCCTGAGACTTCTTTGGCTCAAGAAGCCGATCACATAAAAAGCTTTGAAGGGGAATGCTTCTGGGTCACTCATGGGGGGTACGAGCCACTTAAGGTCCGGTTCGCGTTACGACCTACCAGTGAAACTGTTATTGCTCCTATGCTCAAGCTTTGGATACGTTCCCATGTAGATTTGCCCATGAAACTTTACCAAGTTGTGAACGTTTTCCGATACGAAACCAAAGCAACCCGTCCAATAATCAGAATGCGGGAAGTTGCTACCTTCAAAGAAGCCCATACCTGCCACGCTGACGGCGAAGAAGCCGAACAACAAGTCCGGCAAGCTATCGAATTGTACAAACAATTTTTTGATTCTGTGGGAGTTCCTTACGTGCTTTCTAAACGCCCTGACTGGGACAAGTTTGCAGGTGCCCTTTACACTTTAGCGTTTGATTTGTTATGTCCCGATGGTAGAGTTTTGCAAATTGGAACTGTGCACAATCTTGGACAAAACTTTGGCAAAGCTTTCGACATAAAATATGAAACCAAAGACGGAGATCAACAATACATCTGGACCACCAGTTACGGCATTTCTGGACGAGGAATCGCTGCAATTTTCATCGCCCATGGAGACGATAATGGTATTGTTTTGCCTCCTGAAATTGCTCCCGTGCAGGTGGTTGTGGTTCCGGTTCCTTACAAAGGACAGGAAACAGAAGTCAAGCAAGCCTGTGCCCAAGTTGCTGAAATTTTGAAAAATGCAGGTTACCGCGTGGAGTTAGACAACAGAAACGAGTTGACTCCTGGAAACAAGTTCTATTACTGGGAACTTCGTGGAGTGCCTATTCGCATCGAAATTGGTCCACGGGATTTGGCTAATGGTGTTGTTACGGTTGTTAGGCGAGACACCTTGAAGAAACAGCAACTAAAAATGGATGAAGTTGTTTCTGGTGTCCACTTTTTGGCAGAAACAGTCACAGCAGACTTGAAAACAAGCGCTGCGGCTTTGATGAAACAGCACATTTATCGTGTAAGTCGACTTACTGAAGCCAAAAGTTTATTGAAACGCAAAACCGGCATAGTTGAAGTTCCATGGTGTGGCAAAGAGGAATGCGGTCATAAGCTAGAAGAAGAAGTTGACGCTCGGCTGCTGGGAATCCCTGAAGATATCAATGAAAAGATTGATGGTAAATGTGTCATTTGTGACGAATCCGCTGAAAACGTTGTGCGGGTTGCTTCGGCTTATTAG
- a CDS encoding CDP-alcohol phosphatidyltransferase family protein, protein MLTKLKKQVQTALTSTANTFHSLGLTPNHVSILGISFSILAGVVYSQWHVNRTFLILAPVLMLVSGLFDAVDGVIARVHGKATTFGAFFDSMLDRYADAIVLCGIIVGGLTNIAWGLAALVGSMMVSYARARSEAAEVKMESVGLAERAERIVLVGLASFVSYFWIDALNWSILILAVLTNFTVLQRVNYFRKAAK, encoded by the coding sequence GTGCTTACAAAACTAAAAAAACAAGTCCAAACCGCCTTGACTTCAACTGCGAATACGTTTCACAGTTTAGGTTTAACTCCTAATCACGTTAGCATCTTGGGAATCAGTTTTTCTATACTCGCTGGCGTGGTTTATTCTCAATGGCATGTTAATCGAACATTTTTGATACTTGCCCCTGTTCTAATGCTAGTCTCTGGATTATTTGATGCCGTGGACGGAGTAATCGCTCGAGTCCACGGAAAAGCAACAACCTTTGGTGCATTTTTTGATTCTATGCTTGACCGATATGCTGACGCTATTGTTCTGTGCGGAATTATCGTTGGGGGCTTGACCAATATTGCTTGGGGTCTTGCTGCTTTGGTGGGTTCCATGATGGTTAGCTATGCTCGGGCACGTTCAGAAGCAGCTGAAGTAAAAATGGAGTCTGTAGGCTTAGCAGAACGTGCAGAACGTATAGTTTTAGTTGGGTTAGCAAGCTTTGTTAGCTATTTCTGGATTGATGCATTAAACTGGAGTATCCTAATCCTTGCTGTATTAACAAACTTTACAGTTTTACAGCGGGTGAACTATTTCCGCAAAGCGGCAAAATAA
- a CDS encoding PQQ-like beta-propeller repeat protein produces the protein MTPENLYAPYNDEAPNTVHILWRKTLTTGGLVGGELGDHSFESGDAYEGFWSNSVVLAGNLYYNKYKSGYPIQEVVAVDLHTGEELWCKTLGNNEQVAYGQTLFWSSFNYHGTFDYIWTLESAPGLMGLSATTWHAYDPINGELVYSMENVPGGLLKVGQNGEFLIYTVNLNAGWMSMWNSTHVVSDSGSWMAGFSGSGFGTYDATAGYQWNVTIPTDLVGTAQAVVGDRIIGVDVGALFVQDSDGSPIEMWGIDLSEGNQGDVLFDTTWTPPAGGNLSFLWSAASFEDGVFVISAKESRTHYAFSIDDGDFEWLTDSQYYMDMWVENAFINLGVNIAYNKLFSAGYGGIVYCYDITDGSLLWTYDAVDTYSEILWGNSWPLDTLFFTDEKVYIAHSEHSPLDPKARGAPFICLDVKTGDEIFRVDGIVRSTVWGGDAVIGDSIIASMNTYDMQIYAFGKGASATTVEIKNNVVSLGNSALVTGTVMDVSPGTNEAGLTIRFPDGVAAISDNDMGAWMKYVYQQADRPADAVGVSVKIEAITPDMECIPLGTTTSDSYGNYALAFTPEMEGIYTIIATFEGSDGYYGSSQSTYLNVGPAPTPATSIDNEPVDTEPVETEEPAGFITTEVAIIAAIAVAAVIGVAAYVLLKRK, from the coding sequence ATGACTCCTGAAAACTTGTATGCTCCCTACAATGACGAAGCGCCAAACACTGTCCACATTCTGTGGCGAAAAACACTAACAACAGGAGGTCTTGTTGGCGGTGAACTAGGAGATCACTCCTTTGAATCTGGTGACGCATACGAAGGATTCTGGAGCAATTCAGTAGTCCTTGCTGGTAACCTTTACTACAACAAATACAAGAGCGGCTATCCCATTCAGGAAGTTGTTGCAGTAGATCTTCACACTGGTGAAGAACTATGGTGCAAGACTTTAGGTAACAACGAACAAGTAGCATACGGTCAAACTTTGTTCTGGTCCTCATTTAACTACCACGGAACCTTTGATTACATATGGACTCTCGAAAGTGCTCCTGGTTTAATGGGACTTTCAGCTACTACTTGGCATGCATATGACCCAATCAATGGTGAACTTGTTTACAGCATGGAAAATGTACCTGGTGGTCTTCTAAAAGTTGGTCAAAACGGTGAATTTCTGATATACACTGTAAACTTGAATGCTGGTTGGATGAGTATGTGGAACTCAACTCATGTAGTCTCCGATTCAGGAAGCTGGATGGCTGGGTTCTCAGGTTCTGGTTTCGGAACATACGATGCCACAGCAGGCTATCAATGGAACGTAACTATCCCAACAGATCTGGTTGGAACTGCTCAAGCAGTAGTTGGCGACCGAATCATCGGTGTTGATGTTGGCGCATTGTTCGTCCAAGATTCAGACGGTTCACCCATTGAAATGTGGGGAATTGACTTGTCTGAAGGAAACCAAGGAGACGTATTATTCGACACAACTTGGACTCCGCCTGCAGGTGGTAACTTGAGTTTCCTATGGTCTGCTGCAAGCTTTGAAGACGGCGTGTTTGTAATATCTGCAAAAGAATCACGAACTCACTATGCTTTCAGCATTGACGACGGCGATTTTGAATGGTTAACTGACTCTCAATACTACATGGACATGTGGGTCGAAAATGCCTTCATCAACCTTGGAGTTAACATCGCTTACAACAAACTCTTCTCGGCAGGATATGGTGGAATAGTATACTGCTACGACATTACCGACGGGAGCCTTCTATGGACCTATGACGCAGTGGACACATACTCCGAAATTCTCTGGGGCAACAGCTGGCCACTAGACACACTATTCTTCACTGACGAAAAAGTCTACATTGCTCACTCTGAACACTCACCCCTTGATCCTAAAGCACGTGGTGCACCCTTCATCTGTCTAGATGTAAAAACTGGTGACGAAATCTTCCGTGTTGACGGTATTGTCCGATCAACAGTTTGGGGAGGCGACGCAGTCATCGGTGACAGCATCATTGCATCAATGAACACCTATGACATGCAAATCTACGCTTTCGGAAAAGGTGCAAGCGCAACCACCGTTGAAATCAAGAACAATGTTGTTTCCCTAGGAAACAGTGCATTGGTCACGGGAACTGTGATGGATGTTTCTCCAGGCACAAACGAAGCAGGTTTGACAATCCGATTCCCAGATGGTGTTGCAGCAATCTCTGACAACGACATGGGCGCATGGATGAAATACGTCTACCAACAAGCAGACCGCCCAGCAGATGCAGTTGGTGTTTCAGTCAAAATTGAAGCAATAACTCCAGACATGGAATGCATACCCCTAGGCACAACCACAAGCGACTCTTATGGCAACTATGCCTTGGCATTTACTCCCGAAATGGAAGGAATATACACCATCATTGCAACCTTTGAAGGCTCTGACGGATACTATGGCTCCTCACAATCAACATACCTCAATGTTGGTCCAGCACCTACACCAGCAACTTCAATCGACAACGAACCAGTCGACACTGAACCCGTAGAAACAGAAGAACCAGCAGGCTTCATCACAACAGAAGTAGCCATAATCGCAGCAATTGCAGTCGCAGCAGTAATCGGCGTAGCCGCATACGTTCTGCTCAAACGCAAATAA
- a CDS encoding ABC transporter ATP-binding protein → MELVCTNELVKSFGNTVALDGLNLRFPKGISGFIGKNGAGKTTTISVLLGLIKPNSGEATVFGLDCWRDSSKIKPRLGVMHEVNAYPNNFSANQFLKHVAHIYGVTQVNKQVKKTLTDVGLVDVRNKKIETYSAGMFRRLGLAQALIGDPELAILDEPTANIDPLGRIKLLEIITNLHKDRNTSFIISTHILSDLEKVCNWLSIIDKGKIVDQGNIKDLADKYSANIFKVNVSNPDLFVKEVKVLEYVEKVWVENAILYCKVNNSEKFYEDIPKIAVDLKLQLKSFQQMFGTLEEIFTKTTKGK, encoded by the coding sequence GTGGAACTTGTATGCACTAATGAGTTAGTCAAATCGTTTGGGAACACCGTTGCATTAGACGGTTTAAATTTACGGTTTCCCAAAGGAATATCCGGGTTCATAGGAAAAAACGGAGCAGGCAAAACTACAACAATCAGCGTTCTTTTAGGTTTGATAAAACCTAACAGTGGTGAAGCAACTGTTTTTGGTTTGGATTGCTGGCGTGACTCCTCTAAAATTAAACCTAGATTAGGAGTCATGCACGAAGTTAATGCATACCCCAACAATTTTTCTGCCAATCAGTTCCTAAAACATGTTGCACATATTTATGGAGTTACTCAAGTCAATAAACAAGTCAAAAAAACATTAACAGACGTGGGTTTAGTAGACGTTAGGAACAAAAAGATAGAAACATATTCTGCAGGAATGTTTAGGAGGTTAGGTTTAGCTCAAGCCTTGATTGGGGATCCTGAACTCGCAATTCTTGATGAACCCACAGCAAATATTGACCCTCTAGGCAGAATTAAATTACTAGAAATAATTACGAACCTTCACAAAGATAGAAACACCAGTTTTATCATTTCAACACATATTTTGAGTGATTTAGAGAAAGTCTGCAACTGGTTATCAATTATTGATAAAGGAAAAATTGTAGATCAGGGTAATATCAAGGACTTAGCAGACAAATATTCAGCAAATATCTTTAAAGTGAATGTTTCCAATCCTGATCTATTTGTTAAAGAAGTTAAAGTTTTGGAATATGTAGAAAAAGTTTGGGTTGAAAATGCAATACTATATTGTAAAGTCAACAATTCTGAAAAATTTTATGAAGACATACCAAAAATCGCCGTGGATCTAAAACTACAGTTGAAAAGCTTCCAACAAATGTTCGGAACATTGGAAGAGATATTTACAAAAACCACAAAAGGGAAATGA
- a CDS encoding 30S ribosomal protein S26e, translated as MPVKRKSRGRAKGSKGKGSLVQCQGCGQQVPRDKAKRVSRRVSLVDSLLYKELKQQGTYIASSQETKFYCISCAVHRGVVKVRNKDERRSGPPKRPRRR; from the coding sequence ATGCCAGTAAAACGAAAATCCAGAGGCAGAGCAAAAGGAAGCAAAGGAAAAGGATCACTTGTTCAATGTCAAGGGTGTGGACAGCAAGTGCCACGTGACAAAGCAAAACGTGTTTCCCGAAGAGTTTCGTTAGTTGACTCTCTACTCTACAAGGAACTTAAACAACAAGGCACATACATTGCCAGCAGCCAAGAAACAAAATTCTATTGCATCTCATGTGCAGTACACCGTGGAGTAGTCAAAGTACGCAACAAAGACGAACGCCGATCAGGTCCTCCAAAAAGACCCAGACGCAGATAA
- a CDS encoding Lrp/AsnC family transcriptional regulator: protein MDNKDEQILQVLEKNAKLSSRSIAQKIGLPISTVHRRIRKLEQEKIIKGYRANIEYEKTNRPIGAYLFVNISETTPNTDRVPKSKIVDSLLKNTEVHELADVQGANFDLILKCRFETLKALSSFIEKLRGQRGVEELFSSIITDEIV from the coding sequence ATGGATAATAAAGATGAACAGATTTTGCAGGTGTTAGAAAAAAATGCAAAATTGTCTAGTAGATCTATTGCACAGAAAATTGGATTACCAATCTCAACAGTCCATAGACGGATAAGGAAGTTAGAACAAGAAAAAATCATCAAGGGTTATAGAGCAAATATTGAATATGAAAAAACCAATAGACCGATAGGGGCATATCTTTTTGTTAATATATCTGAAACTACGCCTAACACTGACCGTGTTCCAAAATCTAAAATTGTGGATAGTCTTCTAAAAAATACAGAGGTACACGAATTAGCTGACGTTCAGGGGGCCAATTTTGATCTAATATTGAAATGTAGATTTGAAACACTTAAAGCGTTATCCTCTTTTATTGAAAAATTAAGAGGTCAAAGAGGGGTTGAAGAGCTTTTTTCTTCAATAATAACAGATGAAATAGTTTAG
- a CDS encoding dodecin domain-containing protein gives MTIIKVIELVGVSDKNWQDAVDNAIERAAKTIRNIQGVDVLSWTGHVENGKIVEYRTNVKIAFAVDKVSC, from the coding sequence ATGACCATTATTAAAGTAATTGAGCTAGTTGGAGTTTCAGATAAAAACTGGCAAGATGCTGTTGACAATGCTATTGAACGAGCAGCAAAAACAATTAGAAACATACAAGGCGTAGATGTTCTAAGCTGGACTGGGCATGTAGAAAACGGAAAGATTGTTGAGTATCGAACAAATGTCAAAATTGCTTTTGCTGTTGACAAAGTGTCTTGCTAA
- a CDS encoding sodium:calcium antiporter — protein MITLVLSIAALAASLIILYWGSKRIVRGASGLSSCLNISRVVVGTVFVAFVTALPELLSSVFAVGLGSSHMALGNIIGSNIYNIPLIIGICGLVGGGLQIKNASINKECMFMLGLSVMLVTLLAVMQQVTWWMGAIFITFYPIFIYHSIKNGTCTVEENCSEHKPNKKNIGTDILLGATALVISTFILVNSAITISTIFGLDQFYVGLTVLALGCVVPEVAVSVAAALAGEEEITIGNVIGDNMLTLTLVFGTVGLTSQFTVSLAEILYTAPFMIIATLMLFTMNKLGHNVNKTWSVVMLATAGIAFVFQTSIPI, from the coding sequence GTGATAACTTTAGTCTTAAGCATCGCCGCACTGGCAGCGAGCCTGATTATACTTTATTGGGGCTCCAAGCGAATAGTCAGAGGTGCTTCAGGACTGTCTTCTTGCTTAAACATCAGTAGAGTAGTTGTTGGAACCGTTTTTGTTGCCTTTGTAACCGCCCTGCCCGAACTGCTTAGTTCAGTTTTCGCAGTTGGCTTAGGCTCATCCCACATGGCCTTGGGAAACATAATTGGCTCAAACATTTACAACATTCCCCTTATCATCGGAATCTGCGGCCTAGTCGGTGGAGGACTTCAAATAAAGAACGCATCCATCAACAAAGAATGCATGTTCATGCTCGGTCTTAGCGTTATGCTGGTCACCTTACTAGCAGTAATGCAACAGGTAACCTGGTGGATGGGTGCAATTTTTATCACATTTTATCCCATATTCATTTACCACTCAATCAAAAACGGAACATGCACTGTTGAAGAAAATTGCTCAGAACACAAGCCCAACAAGAAAAACATAGGCACAGACATACTTCTCGGAGCAACGGCTCTGGTAATCAGCACATTCATATTGGTAAACAGCGCCATCACGATATCTACAATCTTTGGATTAGACCAATTCTATGTTGGACTCACAGTACTAGCCCTTGGATGTGTTGTCCCAGAAGTCGCAGTCTCCGTGGCTGCAGCCCTTGCTGGTGAAGAAGAGATAACAATCGGCAACGTAATCGGTGACAATATGCTGACTCTTACTCTTGTTTTTGGAACCGTGGGATTAACATCCCAATTTACTGTTTCATTGGCTGAAATTTTGTATACCGCACCTTTTATGATAATTGCAACTCTTATGCTGTTCACCATGAACAAACTAGGGCACAACGTGAACAAAACGTGGAGTGTTGTAATGCTAGCCACAGCAGGGATAGCTTTTGTTTTCCAAACTTCAATCCCCATTTAG